In Lactuca sativa cultivar Salinas chromosome 5, Lsat_Salinas_v11, whole genome shotgun sequence, the DNA window gaaaatgaaaattgtttttccGTAACTAAACGCAACCTTAATCACTTCATCCGACGACACCTCCAATCTCTCTGTACCTGTCATTGATCTTCACACCTTATTTGCAACCGATTCCGGATCTTCGCCGTATTCTTCTGAGCTCAGTAAGCTTCATACAGCTGCTAAAGAATGGGGTTTCTTCCAGGTCAGTGTTCTTAAAGTCTATTTGATTCTAATCCTTGTAAATTAGAAATTGTATATGTTGTTGGATTGCAAATCACGATGAAATCCAAATCAAGTACTAACATATGCTAAGAATCAAAGTTTTGTTTCCATTATATCGTATTCAGCTCATATAGTCGATAAAAACAGGTTATAAACCATGGAGTAAGTGAGCCCTTATTAGAGGATTTTAAAAGGGAAGTCTTGAACTTCTTCAAGCTTCCAATGGAGGAAAAACAGAAGCTCTGGCAGGAAGAAGACAATCATGAAGGTTTTGGTCAGCTTTTCGTTGTATCAGAGGAGCAGAAGCTTGATTGGTGTGACATGTTTTACATAACTACCCTTCCACACAATCTTAGACAATTTCAACTATTTCAAAAGTTACCTCCGGTTCTAAGGTTCTTTCTTCCTTCTACAAATGAAAAGTCTATAACTTTGAATGTTCTGTTATTGATTATTGTAACTTAAATAAATGAAAGGTTTTCTCCATTAAGTCCTCACTTTTTACAAAATTGCTATATTGTCGTTTTCTTATATATCTTTTAATCATAATCATCGATCCAGACAATATATAATGTGAAGAAAAAAAGAAACACGATCCTAATTGTTTTAACAACTTTGAAGAAATTTGTAGAGATAAGTTGGAAGCTTACTCTATGGAAATAAAAAAGCTAGCAATGGCTATCTTAGGTCAAATGGCTAAAGCTCTAGGGATTGATGGAGAGGAAATGAGTGAATTGTTTGATGATGGGGTTCAGTCGATGAGAATGAATTACTATCCTCCATGTCCGGAACCGGAATCGGCTTTGGGATTCACTCCTCATTCCGATGCCGATGCTTTAACAATTCTCTATCAATTAACCGAAACAGAGGGACTTCAAGTTCGAAAAGATGGAAAATGGGTATCTGTTAAGCCTCTTCCCAATGCTTTGGTAGTCAACATTGGAGACATAATGGAGGTAACAACATAATTCCATTATTGTTTTTATTGCTTGTGTATCTGAAACTtgggaaaaaaaaaaacaaacaaacgtGTAACCAAACCCCAAAAAACCTCAAATTTGATATTTTGTTTGTAGATCATAACTAATGGCGTGTATAAGAGCATCGAGCATCGAGCAATAGTGCATTCAAACATCGAGAGATTATCGGTTGCCACATTTTATAGCTCGAGTATGGGTACTGAATTGGGGCCCGCAAGAAGTCTTGTTGCACAACATAATATAGCAAACTtccgccgagtccctcttgaggAATATTTCAAGGGATTTTTTGCTCGAAAGCTAGATGGAAAGTCATTCTTGGATTATATGAAAGTTGAAGAATTGAAGAAAAATGTTACATAGTTGAATTGTAGGTTTTGTTGTGTTTTCTGGTTTTATTTCTTTTTGAAGTATGAAGCTCCATTAAATGAAGCAAAAGGATATGGTTATCATGAATGAAGATTTTAACTTTGCTGATAGCGAACACATACAAAAGATgtttatttatacaaaaaaactcGGTTAACATACCCGACATACAAAAGTTGAGAATGAGGCTAAACTAAAACTACCAACTTTTCTAACAATACTTTAGAACGATTTCGAATTTCACGAAACAAAAGAAACCATCGATATAGTTCAAACTATATAACCtttttcattcaagtactcttaaaGTTTCATAAACTCCAAGTTTGATTTACCATCAAGCTTTCGAGCAAAAAAATCCTTGTAATATTCCTCAAAAGTGACACGTCGAAAGTTTGCTACATTATGTTGTGCAACAAGGCTTCTTGCGGGGCCTACTTCTACACCCATATTGGAGCTATAGAATGTTGCCACTGATAACCTCTCCTCGTTTGACTACACTGTTGCACAATGCTCTATGCTCTTGTATACACCATTACTTACAACCTGTAAACACGTACAAAGTTAGGTTGAGCACAATTCGATTAGGTTCATTTTTTTTCCTAGAACCGAAATCGaacaaaaaaaaatcctaaaaagaGAAGTTGTTGGGGTCTTTTGGATTtggttttttctttttctttttctttttcagtttCTAGTTATATAAGCAATTAAAACGGAAATACATGGGGTTGTTGATGAATTCAAATCCGAAAGAGAATGAAGAAGATATTTGTTGAAGTTTGCAATATATAACTGCAAATATATTCTAGAATCTAAATCAAACAACACAACGCATTGCAAATTTGCAATGCAATGGAAACTAGATAGACTgtaaataagtaaaatgatatcATAAACAcattctattttttgtatgaaAACGGATTGAAAATATCAAATCGATTATCCTTTTGTCATCTTGCTGAAATCATGAATTATGTTGTTACCTCCATTATGTCCCCAATGTTGACTACCAAAGCATTTGGCAAAGGCTTAACGGATACCCATTTTCCATTTTTTCGAACTTGGAGGCCAGTGGTTTTGGTTAGTTGATAGAGGATTGTTAATCCAGTTGCATCAGAATGAGGGGAGAATCCCATAGCCAATTCTGGTTCAGGACATTGGGGATAATAATTCATCTGTAGGAACTGGGCCCCATCATCAAATAACTCCCTCATTTCCTCCTTGCTCATCCCTAGAGCCTTACCCATTTCACCCAAGATGCCTACTGCTAGCTTTTTTATTTCCCTAGAGTACGTGTCCACCTTCTCACTGTttcaaaaatatttgagaaaatggATAGGAAACGAATAAAAATTGAATCATTTGTTAACATATGATATGAAGAAAGCTCATTCTTTCTGGATTAACTCAAATAGGAAACACCCATATATAACTTAACTTATCGGATTAAGGCATGCACTTATTAAGTCAATCAAGTCATAGAATACGAAATAATGAATTATATGAGTAACTTGAAGACAAATTaggtaattgtttttttttttttttttttttttacctgacGTGCATCATACGTACAACTTGCACGATGTCCGCTAAAGTTTTTTTTATAtcgttttatgcatttttatactACTaatatttagagtaaattacacgaatggtccctgtggtttggggtaatttgcacgtttagtccctaacttatttttttaacttgaaaggtccctattgtttgtttttattacacgtttggtccctactgtttgtttttgttacacgtttggtccctatcttacctaaaaagactattatttaaataggaaaaaatggtggGGTAAGTAAGGAAGGTGAAAGATGTGGGATtggaggtgtgtttatttaaataaataaataaatcaagggaaaaataatatttttaggtaagtcagggaccaagcgtgtaacaaagacaaacagtaaggaccttccgagttaaaaaaataagttagggaccaaacgcgcaaattaccctaaaccatagggactattcgtgtaatttactcctaATATTATTATTTGTTATCGATAGTAATTAAACCCACTATCTTATCATCTACATTTTTTATGTATATAATATTCCTATATATTAAAAAGTGGTAGAGATAACAAAGCGATACGTAATCTAGTACAGATAACAAAGAAATACGATAAGTATGCTGGATAACgggtgaaatatatata includes these proteins:
- the LOC111885327 gene encoding protein SRG1 — translated: MEEKQKLWQEEDNHEGFGQLFVVSEEQKLDWCDMFYITTLPHNLRQFQLFQKLPPVLRDKLEAYSMEIKKLAMAILGQMAKALGIDGEEMSELFDDGVQSMRMNYYPPCPEPESALGFTPHSDADALTILYQLTETEGLQVRKDGKWVSVKPLPNALVVNIGDIMEIITNGVYKSIEHRAIVHSNIERLSVATFYSSSMGTELGPARSLVAQHNIANFRRVPLEEYFKGFFARKLDGKSFLDYMKVEELKKNVT